In a single window of the Alteriqipengyuania lutimaris genome:
- a CDS encoding AAA family ATPase — MEIRRLRLSGFKSFVEPAELRIEPGLTGVVGPNGCGKSNLLEAIRWVMGETSAKSMRSGGMEDVIFAGTEARPPRQFAEVVLTGSDDSGDELEVVRRIERGAGSAYRVNGNDVRAKDVALAFADAATGAHSPALVSQGKIAHMIAAKPAERRQMLEEAAGIAGLHVRRKDAESKLRSTEKNLERLEDLLAGLDTQIASLRRQAKQAERYARLTDEIGVAEARLVFARWRDAAASAEAARKAASEATQAVAQAKERSDETEKAQRAAAEKLADARDALVAARTDAGAQEQRLAGLEKERDAALARLADLDRQAERLEQDREDYGRTGRDAADALKRLESELAASEKARDEAEAALPQIIADAERAEQAERAAELDLARANAEHAALDAEWRVARAALEQTERRVAGLAREAERLEESARQQAGADDPAELLETAQRNVKEAAARRQALAARIATAREARDSARVEMEAAQAALAEARAELAGVEREHAALERDRHGRDKARAAKAGLPVPLDRVRAEPGYEAALAAVLGRDGRSPLGLLPDAQDGRFWTGAPQPEPVADNLLDHVKDCPEELHARLARVVVAESDDARTLEPGTWLVTLGGALRRWDGLVVRGEGGAEAARLEAANRLAALAERLPPLQRAVEEAEGRSAAARTALDAAQADFSRAEGEADSAAQAEREALRALDRAEAALASHADKARAIEQAREELADQRATAERELEAAQAKLADLTDPEALASRRDAARSAHETARTNLSAATAARAAQEQALAVAKERVSAHRADRTHWDRRADEAARRLADMDSRVAEIATARETIGDQPDALLAQIEAARTAHEETAARLAALQATLDEAQAAADAADAAQRSANETLAEARERRAQAETRAENEDARRSEMARVSGDRFHKPPPLLPATFEFDENDVADREAEAEALEKLTSARERIGPVNLVAADELAKIEEEHGSTAAEREELTEAVHRLRGSIGQLNREGRERLKAAFEQVDAHFQKLFARLFEGGQAHLALIDSDDVLEAGLEIYAQPPGKRLQSLTLLSGGEQALTAIALTFALFLTNPAPICVLDEVDAPLDDANIDRFCDLLEAMTQETSTRYLIVTHNAVTMSRMHRLFGVTMIEKGVSRLVSVDLQAAELLAAE, encoded by the coding sequence ATGGAGATACGGCGACTCCGCCTCTCTGGCTTCAAGAGCTTCGTCGAGCCTGCCGAACTGCGCATCGAACCGGGGCTGACGGGCGTCGTCGGCCCCAATGGTTGCGGCAAGTCCAACCTGCTCGAGGCGATCCGCTGGGTGATGGGGGAAACCTCCGCCAAGTCGATGCGCTCGGGCGGGATGGAAGACGTGATCTTCGCCGGGACGGAAGCGCGCCCACCACGCCAGTTCGCCGAAGTGGTGCTGACGGGTTCCGACGACTCGGGCGACGAGCTTGAAGTCGTCCGCCGGATCGAACGCGGCGCGGGCAGCGCCTACCGCGTCAACGGCAACGACGTGCGCGCGAAGGACGTCGCGCTCGCCTTTGCCGACGCGGCGACCGGCGCGCATAGCCCCGCGCTCGTCAGCCAGGGCAAGATCGCGCACATGATCGCGGCCAAGCCCGCCGAACGCCGGCAGATGCTGGAGGAAGCGGCGGGGATCGCGGGGCTGCACGTCCGCCGCAAGGATGCCGAGAGCAAGCTGCGCTCGACCGAGAAGAACCTCGAGCGGCTGGAGGACCTGCTCGCCGGGCTGGACACCCAGATCGCCAGCCTGCGGCGGCAGGCCAAGCAGGCCGAGCGCTACGCCAGGCTGACCGACGAGATCGGCGTTGCCGAGGCGCGGCTGGTCTTCGCCCGGTGGCGCGATGCGGCGGCGAGTGCGGAAGCGGCGCGCAAGGCCGCGAGTGAGGCGACGCAGGCGGTCGCGCAGGCCAAGGAACGCTCGGACGAGACCGAAAAGGCCCAGCGCGCAGCGGCGGAAAAGCTCGCCGATGCGCGCGATGCGCTGGTCGCGGCGCGGACCGATGCGGGCGCTCAGGAGCAGCGGCTGGCGGGACTCGAAAAGGAACGCGACGCCGCGCTCGCCCGGCTCGCCGATCTCGACCGGCAGGCCGAACGGCTTGAGCAGGACCGCGAGGATTACGGGCGCACCGGGCGCGATGCGGCCGATGCGCTCAAGCGGCTCGAAAGCGAGCTGGCCGCGAGCGAGAAGGCACGCGACGAAGCCGAGGCCGCGCTGCCGCAGATCATCGCCGATGCCGAGCGTGCCGAGCAGGCCGAACGCGCCGCCGAGCTCGACCTCGCGCGCGCCAATGCGGAGCACGCCGCGCTCGATGCCGAATGGCGGGTGGCGCGCGCCGCGCTCGAACAGACGGAGCGGCGCGTTGCAGGTCTCGCCAGGGAGGCGGAACGGCTGGAGGAAAGCGCGCGCCAGCAGGCGGGTGCCGACGACCCTGCCGAACTCCTCGAAACGGCGCAGCGGAACGTGAAGGAAGCGGCCGCGCGGCGCCAGGCGCTTGCCGCAAGGATTGCGACCGCCCGCGAGGCTCGGGATTCAGCGCGGGTCGAGATGGAGGCCGCGCAGGCCGCACTCGCCGAGGCGCGCGCCGAACTCGCCGGCGTCGAGCGCGAGCATGCGGCGCTGGAGCGCGATCGGCACGGCCGCGACAAGGCGCGCGCGGCGAAGGCGGGGCTGCCCGTCCCGCTCGACAGGGTCCGCGCCGAGCCGGGCTACGAAGCCGCGCTGGCGGCGGTGCTGGGCCGCGACGGACGCAGTCCGCTCGGCCTGCTGCCCGATGCGCAGGATGGCCGCTTCTGGACCGGCGCGCCGCAGCCCGAACCGGTCGCCGACAACCTGCTCGATCACGTAAAGGATTGCCCCGAGGAACTCCATGCGCGGCTCGCCCGCGTGGTGGTAGCGGAAAGCGATGACGCCCGGACGCTCGAACCGGGTACTTGGCTGGTCACGCTCGGCGGCGCATTGCGCCGGTGGGACGGGCTGGTGGTGCGCGGCGAAGGCGGGGCCGAGGCCGCACGGCTCGAAGCCGCCAACCGTCTCGCCGCGCTGGCCGAAAGGCTTCCCCCCTTGCAGCGCGCGGTGGAGGAGGCCGAGGGCCGCTCGGCCGCGGCCCGCACCGCACTCGACGCGGCGCAGGCCGATTTCTCGCGCGCCGAGGGCGAAGCGGATTCCGCCGCGCAAGCCGAGCGCGAGGCGCTGCGCGCGCTCGACCGCGCCGAAGCCGCGCTCGCCAGCCATGCCGACAAGGCGCGTGCGATCGAGCAGGCGCGCGAGGAGCTGGCGGACCAGCGTGCAACGGCCGAGCGCGAGCTGGAGGCGGCACAGGCGAAGCTCGCCGACCTGACCGATCCCGAAGCGCTTGCCAGCCGCCGCGATGCCGCGCGCTCCGCGCACGAGACCGCGCGCACAAACCTGAGCGCCGCGACCGCCGCGCGCGCTGCGCAGGAGCAGGCACTGGCCGTCGCGAAAGAGCGTGTCTCCGCCCACCGTGCCGACCGCACCCATTGGGATCGCCGCGCCGACGAGGCCGCCCGGCGGCTCGCAGACATGGACTCACGCGTCGCCGAGATCGCCACGGCGCGCGAGACGATCGGCGACCAGCCCGACGCGCTGCTCGCGCAGATCGAAGCGGCCCGCACCGCGCATGAGGAAACCGCCGCCCGGCTCGCAGCGCTGCAGGCCACACTCGACGAGGCGCAGGCCGCCGCCGACGCCGCCGATGCGGCCCAGCGGAGCGCGAACGAGACGCTGGCCGAGGCGCGCGAACGACGCGCCCAGGCCGAGACCCGGGCCGAGAACGAGGATGCACGCCGGTCGGAAATGGCGCGCGTTTCGGGCGATCGTTTCCACAAGCCGCCGCCGCTGCTGCCGGCCACGTTCGAATTCGACGAAAACGATGTCGCGGATCGCGAGGCCGAGGCCGAAGCGCTCGAGAAACTGACGAGCGCGCGCGAGCGGATCGGCCCGGTCAATCTGGTCGCCGCGGACGAGCTTGCCAAGATCGAGGAAGAGCATGGCTCGACCGCCGCCGAGCGCGAGGAGCTGACCGAGGCGGTGCATCGCCTGCGCGGTTCGATCGGGCAATTGAACCGCGAGGGGCGCGAGCGGCTGAAGGCGGCGTTCGAGCAGGTCGACGCGCATTTCCAGAAGCTCTTCGCCCGCCTGTTCGAAGGCGGGCAGGCCCACCTCGCGTTGATCGACAGCGACGACGTGCTCGAGGCAGGTCTGGAGATCTACGCGCAGCCACCGGGCAAGCGGCTGCAATCGCTCACGCTGCTGTCGGGCGGCGAACAGGCGCTCACCGCGATCGCACTCACCTTCGCGCTCTTCCTGACCAACCCAGCGCCGATCTGCGTGCTCGACGAAGTCGATGCGCCCTTGGACGATGCGAACATCGACCGCTTCTGCGACCTGCTCGAGGCGATGACGCAGGAGACCAGCACGCGTTATCTGATCGTGACCCACAACGCCGTGACGATGAGCAGGATGCACCGCCTGTTCGGCGTGACGATGATCGAGAAGGGCGTCAGCCGCCTCGTCAGCGTGGACCTGCAGGCCGCCGAACTGCTGGCGGCGGAGTAG
- a CDS encoding class I SAM-dependent methyltransferase yields the protein MEEADDIYDPAFVRDVFDRCSDKYIAFSYWCSMGFTERWRRQCVAMLDLPPDPCSGYDLMAGTGEAWPHLFDAYPQIDSIHAVDISEGVHRRAIARVGTMRADRIRFCRDDVLASDLPDEGADFVIATFGLKTFNAAQHDKLAALVARLLRPGGRFAFIEASDPRGWPLRPLYNLHLRRVLPVIERTLLQGAHDFAMIGEYTRRFGNCAGFATALRQAGLNAEERSFFYGCATGVHGHKPG from the coding sequence GTGGAAGAAGCCGACGACATCTACGATCCTGCATTCGTGCGGGATGTGTTCGACCGTTGCTCCGACAAATATATCGCCTTTTCCTACTGGTGCTCGATGGGCTTTACCGAACGTTGGCGGCGGCAATGCGTCGCGATGCTCGACCTGCCCCCGGATCCGTGCAGCGGCTACGACCTGATGGCGGGCACCGGGGAAGCCTGGCCGCATCTGTTCGACGCGTACCCACAGATCGATTCGATCCATGCGGTCGACATCTCGGAAGGGGTGCACCGACGGGCCATCGCCCGGGTCGGGACCATGCGCGCGGACCGGATCCGGTTTTGTCGCGACGATGTGCTGGCGAGCGACTTGCCGGACGAGGGCGCCGACTTCGTGATCGCCACCTTCGGCCTGAAGACGTTCAATGCCGCCCAGCACGACAAGCTCGCCGCACTGGTAGCAAGGCTTCTCCGCCCCGGTGGCCGATTCGCATTTATCGAGGCATCCGATCCCCGTGGCTGGCCCCTGCGGCCGCTCTACAATCTCCACTTGCGCAGGGTGCTGCCGGTGATCGAACGGACCTTGCTGCAGGGGGCACACGATTTCGCGATGATCGGGGAGTACACCCGCAGGTTCGGGAATTGCGCGGGGTTCGCCACCGCACTGCGCCAGGCGGGGCTGAATGCCGAAGAGCGTAGCTTTTTCTACGGATGCGCGACAGGCGTGCACGGGCACAAGCCCGGCTGA
- a CDS encoding MerR family transcriptional regulator — MIRRDFDDGKDAEALRTIGELGRALGLKPHVLRYWEEQFPMLNPLKRSGGRRYYRADDVALVQTINRLVNEEGYTLKGARAAIEKGRAGMSATDDDRPEAPREGVRRYLTARDLPDPDEIAEPASFAPLRRSSDHQPDETQQALLAELKDIRAALAEAIGD, encoded by the coding sequence ATGATCCGCCGTGACTTCGACGATGGTAAGGATGCCGAGGCGCTCCGGACCATCGGCGAACTCGGACGGGCTCTCGGTCTCAAACCCCACGTCCTGCGCTATTGGGAAGAGCAGTTCCCGATGCTCAATCCCTTGAAGCGGAGCGGGGGGCGACGGTATTACCGCGCGGACGACGTTGCGCTGGTCCAGACGATCAACCGGCTTGTCAACGAAGAAGGCTACACGCTGAAGGGCGCACGTGCCGCGATCGAGAAGGGGCGGGCAGGCATGAGCGCTACGGACGATGACCGGCCCGAAGCACCGCGCGAAGGGGTGCGTCGCTACCTGACCGCGCGCGACCTGCCCGATCCCGACGAGATTGCCGAACCCGCATCCTTCGCGCCGTTGCGTCGTTCATCCGACCACCAGCCGGACGAAACGCAGCAGGCCCTGCTCGCCGAACTCAAGGACATCCGGGCGGCGCTGGCAGAGGCGATCGGGGATTGA
- a CDS encoding integration host factor subunit alpha — protein MSRSAGTLTRADLAETINRKLGFSRVESLALVESVLAHMCDALKEGENVKISGFGSFILRDKKERIGRNPKTGVEVPITPRRVMTFRASQSLRDRIANGS, from the coding sequence ATGTCGCGCTCGGCGGGTACGCTGACCAGGGCCGATCTGGCCGAAACCATCAACCGCAAGCTCGGCTTCAGCCGGGTTGAATCGCTTGCGCTTGTCGAATCCGTGCTCGCGCACATGTGCGATGCGCTGAAGGAGGGGGAGAACGTCAAGATCTCCGGCTTCGGCAGCTTCATCCTGCGCGACAAGAAGGAGCGGATCGGCCGCAACCCCAAGACCGGCGTCGAAGTGCCGATCACGCCGCGCAGGGTCATGACCTTCCGCGCCAGCCAGAGTCTTCGCGACCGGATTGCGAACGGAAGCTGA
- a CDS encoding beta-ketoacyl-ACP synthase III, with amino-acid sequence MIRSLIRGAGKALPPRVVPNGELAQQLDTSDEWIVERTGIRQRHIAGEGETTATLATDAARAALADAGVEPGDIDLIVLATATPDNTFPATATKVQAALGCGPCAAFDVAAVCSGFLYAMSVADAMLRAGQGSRALVIGAETFSRILDWEDRTTAVLFGDGAGAIVLEAEDVGEVADGEGPGILTSQLHADGRHHDLLYVDGGPSTTQTVGHLRMKGREVFRHAVVNLAQVLTDVVAKAGHSVADIDWVVPHQANIRILEGTAKKLGLPSEKVIVTVDQHANTSAASVPLAFAVARADGRIKLGDLVLFEAMGGGFTWGASLVRM; translated from the coding sequence GTGATTCGCTCGCTTATCCGTGGCGCGGGCAAGGCCTTGCCTCCGCGCGTCGTCCCCAATGGGGAACTGGCCCAGCAGCTGGACACCAGCGACGAATGGATCGTCGAGCGGACCGGCATCCGCCAGCGTCATATCGCGGGCGAGGGCGAGACCACTGCAACGCTCGCGACCGACGCTGCGCGCGCCGCGCTCGCCGATGCGGGCGTCGAACCGGGCGATATCGACCTGATCGTGCTCGCCACGGCGACGCCCGACAACACCTTTCCCGCCACCGCTACCAAGGTTCAGGCCGCACTGGGCTGCGGGCCTTGCGCCGCGTTCGACGTTGCAGCGGTGTGCTCGGGCTTCCTCTATGCGATGAGCGTGGCGGACGCGATGCTGCGCGCAGGGCAGGGGAGCCGCGCGCTGGTGATCGGTGCGGAGACCTTCAGCCGGATTCTCGACTGGGAGGATCGCACCACCGCCGTCCTGTTCGGCGACGGTGCGGGCGCCATCGTGCTCGAAGCCGAGGATGTCGGCGAGGTGGCGGATGGCGAAGGGCCGGGTATCCTGACCTCGCAACTGCATGCCGATGGCCGCCATCACGATCTGCTCTATGTCGACGGCGGTCCATCGACCACGCAGACCGTCGGCCACCTTCGGATGAAGGGGCGCGAGGTCTTCCGCCATGCAGTGGTCAATCTGGCGCAGGTGCTGACCGATGTGGTCGCCAAGGCGGGGCATTCGGTCGCGGATATCGACTGGGTCGTGCCGCACCAGGCCAACATCCGCATCCTCGAAGGAACTGCCAAGAAGCTGGGCCTGCCATCCGAAAAGGTGATCGTCACGGTCGACCAGCACGCCAACACATCGGCCGCGTCGGTTCCGCTGGCCTTCGCCGTCGCGCGGGCCGACGGGCGCATCAAGCTGGGCGACCTCGTGCTGTTCGAAGCGATGGGCGGCGGCTTCACCTGGGGTGCCTCGCTCGTCCGGATGTAG
- the plsX gene encoding phosphate acyltransferase PlsX, translated as MSLPRIAVDAMGGDEGVRVMVEGAALARRQHDKFSFLLMGDSARIERALEAHPGLAGAAEIRHCDGLISGDEKPSQALRRAKGTSMGEAVAAVKRGEAGAAVSAGNTGALMAISKVALRTLPGIDRPALAALLPTLEEQDVIMLDLGANTECDARNLVQFAIMGAAYSRIVTGRPRPRVRLLNIGTEDIKGTDAVQEAAQHLRAAKTLAIDFDGFVEADKINRGDVDVVVTDGFSGNIALKAIEGSARFVTDLLKTAFRSSLRSKIGFLVSRPATELLRHHLDPNNHNGAVFLGLNGVVVKSHGSANAKGVANAVTVAARLLEEDLTARIGEDLGELGDSLMANGHRASAAGAASKVESEAK; from the coding sequence ATGAGCCTGCCGCGTATCGCTGTCGACGCGATGGGCGGCGATGAAGGCGTGCGCGTGATGGTCGAAGGCGCGGCTCTCGCGCGGCGCCAGCACGACAAGTTCAGCTTTCTCCTGATGGGCGATTCGGCGCGCATCGAACGCGCACTCGAAGCCCACCCGGGCCTCGCCGGCGCCGCCGAGATCCGCCATTGCGACGGTCTCATCTCGGGCGACGAGAAGCCTTCTCAGGCCCTGCGCCGTGCCAAGGGCACCTCGATGGGCGAAGCGGTCGCCGCGGTGAAGCGCGGCGAAGCCGGCGCTGCGGTCAGCGCAGGCAATACCGGCGCTCTCATGGCGATCAGCAAGGTCGCGCTGCGCACGCTTCCCGGGATCGATCGCCCCGCACTCGCCGCATTGCTGCCCACGCTCGAAGAACAGGACGTCATCATGCTCGACCTCGGTGCGAACACCGAGTGCGACGCGCGCAACCTCGTCCAGTTCGCGATCATGGGCGCTGCCTATTCGCGAATCGTAACCGGCCGGCCGCGCCCGCGCGTGCGGCTGCTCAATATCGGCACCGAAGACATTAAGGGCACCGACGCGGTGCAGGAAGCCGCGCAGCACCTGCGCGCGGCCAAGACGCTCGCGATCGACTTCGACGGCTTCGTGGAAGCCGACAAGATCAACCGCGGCGATGTCGACGTGGTGGTGACCGATGGTTTCTCCGGCAATATCGCGCTCAAGGCGATCGAAGGATCGGCGCGCTTCGTGACCGACCTGCTCAAGACCGCGTTCCGATCCTCCCTGCGTTCCAAGATCGGATTTCTCGTGTCGCGCCCGGCAACCGAGCTGCTGCGCCATCATCTCGACCCCAACAACCACAATGGCGCGGTCTTCCTCGGCCTCAACGGCGTGGTCGTGAAAAGCCACGGCAGCGCCAATGCCAAGGGCGTGGCCAATGCCGTCACGGTTGCCGCCCGCCTGCTGGAGGAAGACCTCACCGCGCGGATCGGCGAAGATCTGGGCGAGTTGGGCGACAGCCTGATGGCGAACGGCCACCGCGCGAGTGCGGCCGGTGCAGCGAGCAAGGTCGAGAGCGAAGCCAAGTGA
- the rpmF gene encoding 50S ribosomal protein L32, translating to MAVPKRKVSPHRRGNRRSHDSLKVEAFHECNNCGELKRPHNLCSHCGYYNGREVVAVGL from the coding sequence ATGGCTGTCCCAAAGAGAAAAGTATCGCCGCATCGCCGGGGCAATCGGCGCTCGCATGATTCGCTGAAGGTCGAAGCCTTCCACGAATGCAACAATTGCGGCGAATTGAAGCGTCCGCACAATCTGTGCTCGCATTGCGGTTACTACAACGGCCGCGAAGTCGTCGCCGTCGGTCTCTGA
- a CDS encoding MAPEG family protein produces MEFVLPVSLTSAGMFGLLALWLAVRAGRARLKARVGHGDGGDALLARRMRAQINFVETAPFVLALIIVIDLAGRGSGWLAPVAVVFVIGRVLHGFGMDAEKGGWPRQAGIAITMLTLLGLSVVAVLVGLRVL; encoded by the coding sequence ATGGAATTCGTTTTGCCGGTGTCGCTCACCAGCGCGGGCATGTTCGGGCTGCTCGCGCTGTGGCTGGCGGTGCGCGCGGGACGCGCGCGGCTGAAAGCGCGGGTGGGTCACGGCGATGGTGGCGATGCGCTTCTGGCCCGGCGAATGCGCGCTCAGATCAACTTCGTCGAGACCGCGCCCTTCGTGCTGGCGCTGATCATCGTGATCGACCTTGCGGGACGCGGCAGCGGGTGGCTGGCCCCGGTCGCGGTAGTGTTCGTGATCGGGCGCGTGCTGCACGGTTTCGGGATGGATGCCGAGAAAGGCGGCTGGCCGCGGCAGGCGGGCATTGCGATCACCATGCTGACCCTGCTGGGGTTGAGCGTAGTAGCGGTGCTGGTGGGGCTGCGAGTGCTCTGA
- a CDS encoding MBL fold metallo-hydrolase, producing the protein MKAAILPVTPLQQNCSLIWCTETNKAALVDPGGDLDRLKAGVAKAGVELEKILITHGHLDHCGQAGMLAKELGLPIEGPHEADRFWISRLDEDGARFQMEAASFEPDRWLEDGDTVTVGNLTLEVIHCPGHTPGHVIFFNRDRKFAIVGDVLFQGSIGRTDFPMSDHQSLIDAITQKLWPLGDDVTFIPGHGPTSTFGQERRSNPFVGDAALEG; encoded by the coding sequence ATGAAAGCCGCGATCCTTCCGGTGACCCCGCTGCAGCAGAACTGCTCGCTGATCTGGTGCACCGAGACGAACAAGGCGGCGCTGGTCGATCCGGGCGGCGATCTCGACAGGTTGAAGGCCGGCGTCGCCAAGGCGGGCGTGGAGCTGGAGAAGATCCTCATCACCCACGGCCATCTCGACCATTGCGGGCAGGCGGGGATGCTGGCGAAGGAGCTGGGCCTGCCGATCGAAGGCCCGCACGAGGCGGACCGGTTCTGGATCAGCCGGCTCGACGAAGACGGCGCACGCTTCCAGATGGAAGCCGCGAGTTTCGAGCCCGACCGCTGGCTGGAGGATGGCGACACCGTCACCGTCGGCAATCTCACCCTCGAAGTGATCCACTGCCCGGGCCACACGCCGGGTCACGTGATCTTCTTCAACCGCGACCGCAAGTTCGCGATCGTGGGCGACGTGCTGTTCCAGGGCAGCATCGGTCGCACCGATTTCCCGATGAGCGATCACCAGAGCCTGATCGATGCGATCACGCAGAAGCTGTGGCCGCTGGGCGACGACGTCACCTTCATTCCCGGGCACGGGCCGACGAGCACCTTCGGGCAAGAGCGGCGGAGCAATCCCTTCGTGGGCGATGCGGCGCTGGAGGGTTAG